The following coding sequences are from one Aliarcobacter skirrowii CCUG 10374 window:
- a CDS encoding pyridoxamine 5'-phosphate oxidase family protein yields the protein MRRDEFNINDKNSIDEILQACEYGTLSLISEGKPYVVALNFVQYKNAIYFHGAKEGKKIEAIKSNPNAAFLVVKPYSFIPSYFSDTMAACPTTQFFASVLLEGKLSFIEDKDKKADILNALMKKFQNEDSFEEIAYNKGMYTKMLDKTAIIELKIETQSCKIKVGQNLNEERKNKFLEKLKNRNSQIDNETIKVMEIYKK from the coding sequence ATGAGAAGAGATGAATTTAATATAAATGATAAAAATAGTATAGATGAAATACTACAAGCTTGTGAATATGGAACTTTAAGTCTTATAAGTGAGGGAAAACCTTATGTCGTAGCTTTGAATTTTGTACAATATAAAAACGCAATATATTTTCATGGAGCAAAAGAAGGAAAAAAGATTGAAGCCATAAAATCAAATCCAAATGCAGCTTTTTTAGTAGTAAAACCATACTCATTTATACCTTCATATTTTAGTGATACAATGGCAGCTTGTCCTACAACTCAATTTTTTGCTTCTGTATTGCTTGAAGGAAAATTGAGTTTTATAGAAGATAAAGATAAAAAAGCTGATATTTTAAATGCTTTGATGAAGAAGTTTCAAAACGAAGATAGTTTTGAAGAAATTGCTTATAATAAAGGGATGTACACAAAAATGCTTGATAAAACAGCAATTATTGAATTAAAAATTGAAACTCAAAGTTGTAAAATAAAAGTAGGGCAAAACTTAAATGAAGAGAGAAAAAATAAATTTTTAGAGAAATTAAAAAATAGAAATTCACAAATAGATAATGAGACTATAAAAGTAATGGAAATTTATAAAAAATAG
- a CDS encoding MOSC domain-containing protein: MFKKISNVLYVKVGNVTVTKLENQKRQELISGIKKYPVSKAYLTKTGFADDFQADLVHHGGVNKALFLFSSITYEKINSYFDNSFDMTNMAFFGENLILDKICEKDICVGDILKIGQAKVQITQPRQPCWKLSANSLKDNMTKFIFETGLTGFYAKVLKEGQISQNDDVVLEQRTNPNLTIEKLNQIIVEPKIDINLTKEALACKDLGHQFKNSLTKRYELGDEDNQFSFYHT; encoded by the coding sequence ATGTTTAAAAAAATATCAAATGTATTATATGTAAAAGTTGGAAATGTAACTGTAACAAAACTTGAAAATCAAAAGAGGCAAGAGTTGATTTCAGGTATCAAAAAATATCCAGTTTCAAAAGCTTATTTAACAAAAACTGGATTTGCTGATGATTTTCAAGCAGATTTAGTCCATCATGGTGGAGTTAATAAAGCTTTATTTTTATTTTCAAGTATAACTTATGAAAAAATAAACTCTTATTTTGATAATAGTTTTGATATGACAAATATGGCATTTTTTGGAGAAAACTTAATACTTGATAAGATTTGTGAAAAAGATATTTGTGTTGGAGATATCTTAAAAATTGGTCAAGCAAAAGTACAAATAACACAACCAAGGCAACCTTGTTGGAAACTTAGTGCAAATAGTTTAAAAGACAATATGACGAAATTTATTTTTGAAACAGGTTTGACTGGATTTTACGCAAAAGTTTTAAAAGAGGGACAAATTTCACAAAATGATGATGTTGTTTTAGAGCAAAGGACAAACCCTAACTTAACTATTGAAAAATTAAATCAAATTATTGTTGAGCCAAAAATTGATATAAATCTCACAAAAGAAGCACTGGCTTGTAAAGATTTGGGGCATCAATTTAAAAACTCTTTAACAAAAAGATATGAGCTAGGAGATGAAGATAATCAATTTAGCTTTTATCATACATAA
- a CDS encoding YcaO-like family protein — protein MNFISKDAPLEVSLTKMKKIIDDFGYKIKLSKEKNPVKNSFSINLSFEGANNFIFSNGKGSLLNSCLASAYGEFIERLQTNLYFNDFYLEDRKFFLDQKEFNKNEDFLDDEIKKYYTMEGLEEDDFLDFNSNNFDKIVSLPFINQTTQKKVYFPTSILSNLYASNGLSTGNTQNEAKVQALCEIFERYVKLKVIAEGLALPEFPKELIKTFTKISQDIESLEKHGFILKVYDASLNGKYPVTAIAFINPKNNTLFLSFGSHSILEVSIERTLTELLQGRDIDELDSFEKPSFDLEDISSNSNLESHFVDSNAKVAIQFLNKNKSFNYTPWKFEEKDSSKQFELLKNILDKENKTIYLREYDYLGFYSCQMIVPNFSEIYPLEDLIYNNKNQGKLIRDFILNKESYDLDELLDELSGFDDSVNMGAFIGVIFKEDFSLGEFKADILIKQKEYEEAIFYLEQSNKDFNYTLAQVLRVYQENQNFDDFKDAFVDIFTKDSIKKSLNIIDGKESLISLEFADAYKNILKLFDSKINRR, from the coding sequence ATGAACTTTATATCAAAAGATGCTCCACTAGAAGTTAGCTTAACAAAAATGAAAAAAATCATAGATGATTTTGGATACAAAATCAAACTATCAAAAGAGAAAAATCCTGTAAAAAATAGCTTTTCAATAAATTTAAGTTTTGAAGGTGCTAATAATTTTATTTTTTCAAATGGTAAAGGAAGCCTTTTAAACTCTTGTTTAGCAAGTGCTTATGGAGAGTTTATAGAAAGACTTCAAACAAATCTATATTTTAATGATTTCTATTTAGAAGATAGAAAATTCTTTTTAGATCAAAAAGAGTTTAATAAAAATGAAGATTTTTTAGATGATGAGATTAAAAAATATTACACTATGGAAGGGCTTGAAGAAGATGATTTTTTGGATTTCAACTCAAACAATTTTGATAAAATTGTATCTCTTCCATTTATAAATCAAACAACACAAAAAAAAGTATATTTTCCTACAAGTATATTATCAAATCTATATGCAAGTAATGGTTTATCTACAGGAAACACACAAAATGAGGCAAAAGTTCAAGCTCTTTGTGAGATTTTTGAAAGATATGTAAAATTAAAAGTTATAGCTGAAGGATTAGCTCTTCCAGAGTTTCCAAAAGAGCTTATAAAAACTTTTACTAAAATTAGTCAAGATATAGAATCTTTAGAAAAGCATGGATTTATTTTAAAAGTTTATGATGCATCTTTAAATGGAAAATATCCAGTTACAGCAATTGCATTTATAAATCCAAAAAACAATACACTTTTTTTATCTTTTGGAAGCCATAGCATTTTAGAAGTTTCAATAGAAAGAACACTTACAGAGCTTTTACAAGGAAGAGATATAGATGAACTTGATAGTTTTGAAAAACCAAGTTTTGATTTAGAAGATATATCTTCAAACTCAAATTTGGAGTCTCACTTTGTTGATTCAAATGCAAAAGTAGCTATTCAATTTTTAAATAAAAATAAATCATTTAATTATACACCTTGGAAATTTGAAGAAAAAGATAGTTCTAAACAATTTGAGCTATTAAAAAATATTTTAGATAAAGAGAATAAAACTATATATTTAAGAGAGTATGACTACTTGGGGTTTTATTCATGTCAAATGATAGTTCCAAATTTTTCAGAGATTTATCCACTTGAAGACCTCATCTATAACAACAAAAATCAAGGAAAACTAATAAGAGATTTTATTTTAAATAAAGAGAGTTACGATTTAGATGAGCTTCTTGATGAATTAAGTGGCTTTGATGATTCTGTAAATATGGGAGCTTTTATTGGAGTTATTTTTAAAGAGGATTTCTCTTTAGGTGAATTCAAAGCTGATATTTTAATAAAACAAAAAGAGTATGAAGAGGCTATTTTTTATTTAGAACAATCAAACAAAGATTTTAACTACACACTTGCACAAGTTTTAAGAGTTTATCAAGAGAATCAAAACTTTGATGATTTTAAAGATGCATTTGTTGATATATTTACAAAAGATAGTATTAAAAAATCTTTAAATATTATAGATGGTAAAGAGTCACTGATTAGTTTAGAGTTTGCCGATGCTTATAAAAACATCTTAAAACTCTTTGATTCAAAAATTAATAGAAGATAA
- a CDS encoding methyl-accepting chemotaxis protein: MQGFNFTIAKKMILFAIVIFVTIFITGLFKFNNLIDAEKSFDTFKDKAIAAKFYVLEVEKELNFVARNTRDIMLGNAYERNIKNLENSKAKIIDLFEKIVNITETKEEKEKVLLVKQTVIDFVEDGYQKMKSMENIERTPEVRANMYIAYRKDATPLANKSRENFSKLIKEIEDDYNLQTQLYHTQMNDLKNIIIIESLLIITIVILSLMLLSRDILLSLNRFKSGLISFFDFLNKNSSKIEYIDIKNSDEFGLMAKLINSNIEKIENSTLEDKKLLDDVFNVVNRVKQGYYSQLIKENSTNDTLSTLKNSINDMISATKQNFISVNNILEEYVKYNYTKELKLDNIEKGGAFETLIKNINELRNAINDMLIKDKENGITLDNSSSELLKNVDKLNQSSNEAAASLEETAAALEEVTSSISNSNNKIAQMSQIASNVTNSASLGEKLANQTTTAMDEINTQVNLVNEAIGVIDNIAFQTNILSLNAAVEAATAGEAGKGFAVVAQEVRNLATRSAEAAKEIKEIVERATVKANEGKSIATNMIEGYKGLNESINQTTSLIQDIASSSKEQQNAVIQINDAISLLDKKTQENAQIAGDTNSIAEKASLMAKKILENVNEKEFLEKNVSEESKKSSSKEDDEINEEIDKNKLEN; the protein is encoded by the coding sequence ATGCAAGGATTTAATTTTACTATTGCAAAAAAGATGATTTTATTTGCAATTGTAATTTTTGTTACTATATTTATTACAGGATTATTTAAATTTAATAATCTAATAGATGCAGAAAAAAGTTTTGATACTTTTAAAGATAAAGCGATTGCTGCTAAGTTTTATGTTTTGGAAGTAGAAAAAGAGCTTAATTTTGTTGCTAGAAATACAAGAGATATTATGCTAGGAAATGCATATGAGAGAAATATCAAAAATCTTGAAAATAGTAAAGCAAAAATTATTGATTTGTTTGAAAAAATAGTAAATATCACAGAGACAAAAGAGGAAAAAGAGAAAGTTTTACTTGTAAAACAAACTGTTATTGATTTTGTTGAAGATGGTTATCAAAAAATGAAATCTATGGAAAATATTGAAAGAACTCCTGAAGTTAGAGCAAATATGTATATCGCATATAGAAAAGATGCAACACCTTTGGCAAATAAAAGTAGAGAAAACTTTTCCAAACTTATAAAAGAGATAGAAGATGATTACAATCTTCAAACTCAACTCTATCATACTCAAATGAATGATTTGAAAAATATAATAATTATTGAATCTTTACTTATTATTACAATAGTTATTTTATCTTTAATGCTTCTATCAAGAGATATTTTACTATCTTTAAATAGATTTAAATCTGGTCTTATCTCATTTTTTGATTTTTTAAATAAAAATAGTTCAAAAATAGAGTATATAGATATAAAAAATAGTGATGAGTTTGGATTAATGGCTAAACTTATAAATTCAAATATAGAAAAAATCGAAAATTCAACTTTAGAAGATAAGAAACTTTTAGATGATGTGTTCAATGTAGTAAATAGAGTAAAACAAGGATACTATAGCCAGTTAATAAAAGAGAACTCAACAAATGATACTTTATCTACATTAAAAAATAGTATAAATGATATGATAAGTGCTACAAAACAGAACTTTATTAGTGTAAATAATATTTTAGAAGAGTATGTAAAATATAACTATACAAAAGAGTTAAAACTAGACAATATTGAAAAAGGTGGAGCTTTTGAAACTTTAATAAAAAACATAAATGAACTAAGAAATGCAATCAATGATATGCTTATAAAAGATAAAGAGAATGGAATTACTCTTGATAACTCTTCTAGCGAGTTATTAAAAAATGTTGATAAACTAAATCAAAGTTCAAATGAAGCAGCTGCATCTTTAGAAGAGACAGCAGCAGCTCTTGAAGAGGTAACTTCAAGTATTTCAAACTCAAATAATAAAATAGCTCAGATGTCACAAATAGCTTCAAATGTTACAAATTCAGCATCTCTTGGTGAAAAGCTTGCAAATCAAACAACAACTGCAATGGATGAGATAAATACACAAGTAAATTTAGTAAATGAAGCTATTGGGGTTATAGATAATATTGCATTTCAAACAAATATTCTTTCATTAAATGCTGCTGTTGAAGCAGCAACTGCTGGAGAGGCTGGAAAAGGTTTTGCAGTTGTAGCTCAAGAGGTGCGAAATCTAGCAACTAGAAGTGCAGAAGCTGCAAAAGAGATAAAAGAGATAGTAGAAAGAGCAACTGTAAAAGCAAATGAAGGTAAAAGTATTGCTACAAATATGATTGAAGGGTATAAAGGATTAAATGAGTCTATAAATCAGACAACTTCTTTAATTCAAGATATAGCAAGTTCATCAAAAGAGCAACAAAATGCAGTTATTCAAATAAATGATGCAATAAGTTTGCTTGATAAAAAGACTCAAGAGAATGCTCAAATTGCTGGAGACACTAATAGTATTGCAGAAAAAGCATCTTTAATGGCAAAGAAAATATTAGAAAATGTTAATGAAAAAGAGTTTTTAGAAAAAAATGTTTCAGAAGAGTCTAAAAAGAGTTCTAGTAAAGAAGATGATGAGATAAATGAGGAGATTGATAAAAATAAACTAGAAAATTAA
- a CDS encoding acetylornithine transaminase, producing MNKYILPLYNRLDIAFIKGKKSLLFDENKKDYIDFASGVGVNSLGYANKKVVKTIEKQAKKILHSSNIYRIKPQEECAKKIVELSTYDMQCFFCNSGAEANETAIKLARKYGNVKFKTPKYKIITIKNSFHGRTIATLKATAQEDKHKYFAPYPDGFVYANDINEAINMIDDTTVGVMLELIQGEGGIFIQDIFQVQRLEKILKEKKLLLIIDEVQTGVYRSGNFLISQYFGIKPDIVTLAKGLASGIPIGVMMTSLKDIFTFGDHGSTFGGNHLSTTVCKAVLKILEKYSNSGKLGENIKYFNSCLQYFTDKYPDIFLQKNGWGFMQGLVLKNENDLSNIVNFALKNGVLVLKSGKNIIRFLPPIVISKKEIKEGFKRFEEVLINYHKK from the coding sequence ATGAATAAATATATATTACCTTTATATAATCGATTAGATATTGCATTTATAAAAGGTAAAAAATCTCTATTATTTGATGAAAATAAAAAAGATTATATAGATTTTGCTTCAGGAGTTGGAGTAAATAGTTTAGGTTATGCAAATAAGAAAGTAGTAAAAACAATAGAAAAACAAGCAAAAAAAATTTTACACAGTTCAAATATATATCGAATAAAACCGCAAGAAGAGTGTGCTAAAAAAATAGTAGAATTAAGTACTTATGATATGCAATGTTTTTTTTGTAATAGTGGAGCAGAAGCAAATGAAACTGCTATAAAACTTGCTAGAAAATATGGAAATGTGAAATTTAAAACACCTAAATATAAGATTATTACTATTAAAAACTCTTTTCATGGAAGAACAATAGCAACTTTAAAAGCAACAGCACAAGAAGATAAACATAAATATTTTGCTCCATATCCTGATGGATTTGTTTATGCAAATGATATAAATGAAGCTATTAATATGATTGATGATACAACAGTTGGTGTTATGTTAGAGTTGATTCAAGGTGAGGGTGGTATTTTTATACAAGATATTTTTCAAGTGCAAAGACTTGAAAAAATTTTAAAAGAGAAGAAGTTACTTTTGATAATAGATGAAGTTCAAACAGGAGTTTATAGAAGTGGGAATTTTCTGATTTCTCAATATTTTGGAATAAAACCTGATATTGTAACTTTAGCAAAAGGTTTGGCAAGTGGTATTCCAATAGGTGTTATGATGACGAGCTTAAAAGATATTTTTACTTTTGGTGATCATGGTTCAACTTTTGGTGGAAATCATCTTTCAACAACAGTTTGTAAGGCTGTTCTAAAGATTTTAGAGAAATATTCAAATAGTGGAAAACTTGGTGAAAATATAAAATATTTTAATAGTTGTTTACAATATTTTACAGATAAATATCCAGATATATTTTTGCAAAAAAATGGTTGGGGATTTATGCAAGGTCTTGTTTTAAAAAATGAAAATGATTTAAGTAATATAGTAAATTTTGCACTTAAAAATGGTGTTTTAGTTTTAAAATCAGGAAAAAATATCATCAGATTTTTACCACCAATAGTTATTTCAAAAAAAGAGATAAAAGAAGGTTTTAAAAGATTTGAAGAAGTTCTTATAAACTATCATAAAAAATAA
- the ligA gene encoding NAD-dependent DNA ligase LigA produces MTKEEYDKKIEKLITWAKAYYVFDEPLASDEEYDLLARECLDFEQNNPLLSNPNSPNKRVGGYILDSFSKATHLSRMWSQEDIFDTKELKDWIKRASKAGDELEFFIQPKFDGASLNLIYEDGVLKQAITRGDGSVGEDVTHNVLTIHSIPLKIEEKSLIEIRGEVVIKKDDFLKINEERLKNSEAPFANPRNAAAGSLRQLDSSITAKRKLYFTPWGVGQNSLNFSKISDLMDYIFSLGFDEAPMQTICKDAVEIEEIYKNMIEKRDSFSMLLDGMVIKINNIDTQNSLGYTQKFPRWSCAYKFPAIEKTTKLKDIILQVGRTGVVTPVAIVNPVEIEGAVVERATLHNFDEIQRLDLKINDEIIIIRSGDVIPKITKVLKDRRDGTQIDILKPKECPDCKSELLIEDIMIKCQNLDCPSRVVNSIIYFASKNCLNIDGLGEKIVELLVNEKKIYDILDLYSLRYEDLQNLEGFKEKKINNLLNAIENSKNSELYRVLTALGIEHIGEVASKAICSKFGLALVDVTYDDLISIDGIGEQMANSFLEFFRVNRDFVLKLFDILNPKVTIKEEARENIFKNKTVVVTGTMSKSRDEIKNFLENLGAKVSSSVSKKTDFVIFGDDAGSKYDKAIELGVKTLSEEQMYSSLE; encoded by the coding sequence ATGACAAAAGAAGAGTATGATAAAAAAATAGAGAAATTAATAACTTGGGCAAAAGCTTATTATGTTTTTGATGAACCACTTGCTAGCGATGAAGAGTATGATTTACTTGCAAGAGAGTGTTTGGATTTTGAACAAAATAATCCACTTTTAAGTAATCCAAATTCACCAAATAAAAGAGTTGGTGGGTATATATTAGATAGTTTTTCAAAAGCTACTCATCTTAGTCGTATGTGGAGTCAAGAGGATATTTTTGATACAAAAGAGCTTAAAGATTGGATAAAAAGAGCTTCAAAAGCTGGTGATGAGTTGGAGTTTTTTATTCAGCCAAAGTTTGATGGAGCTAGTTTAAATTTAATATATGAAGATGGTGTTTTAAAACAAGCAATTACAAGAGGAGATGGAAGCGTTGGTGAAGATGTAACTCATAATGTTTTAACAATTCATTCAATTCCACTAAAAATAGAAGAGAAATCTCTAATAGAGATTAGAGGTGAAGTTGTAATAAAAAAAGATGATTTTTTAAAAATAAATGAAGAGAGATTAAAAAACAGTGAAGCCCCATTTGCAAATCCAAGAAATGCAGCTGCTGGAAGTTTAAGACAGCTTGATTCTAGTATAACTGCAAAGAGAAAACTATATTTTACTCCTTGGGGAGTAGGGCAAAACTCTTTAAACTTTTCAAAAATAAGTGATTTGATGGACTATATATTCTCTTTGGGATTTGATGAAGCACCTATGCAAACTATTTGTAAAGATGCAGTTGAAATAGAAGAGATATATAAAAATATGATAGAAAAAAGAGATAGTTTTTCTATGCTTCTTGATGGTATGGTTATAAAAATAAATAACATAGATACTCAAAATAGTTTGGGCTATACACAAAAATTTCCAAGATGGTCGTGTGCATATAAGTTTCCAGCAATAGAGAAAACTACAAAATTAAAAGATATTATATTACAAGTTGGAAGAACTGGTGTTGTAACTCCAGTTGCTATTGTAAATCCAGTTGAGATTGAAGGTGCAGTGGTTGAAAGAGCAACACTGCATAACTTTGATGAGATACAAAGACTTGATTTAAAAATAAATGATGAGATAATAATTATTAGAAGTGGAGATGTAATACCAAAAATTACAAAGGTTTTAAAAGATAGAAGAGATGGAACTCAAATAGATATTTTAAAACCAAAAGAGTGTCCAGATTGTAAAAGTGAACTTTTAATAGAAGATATTATGATTAAGTGTCAAAATCTGGATTGTCCATCAAGAGTTGTAAACTCAATAATCTATTTTGCAAGTAAAAATTGCTTAAATATTGATGGTTTGGGTGAAAAAATAGTTGAACTTTTAGTAAATGAGAAAAAGATATATGATATTTTAGATTTATACTCTTTGAGATATGAGGATTTACAAAATCTTGAAGGGTTCAAAGAGAAAAAAATAAACAATCTTCTAAATGCAATAGAGAACTCAAAAAATAGTGAGCTATATAGAGTACTTACAGCTTTGGGAATTGAGCATATTGGAGAGGTTGCATCAAAAGCAATTTGCTCTAAATTTGGTTTAGCTTTAGTTGATGTTACTTATGATGATTTAATCTCTATTGATGGAATAGGGGAGCAAATGGCAAACTCATTTTTAGAGTTTTTTAGAGTAAATCGTGATTTTGTTTTAAAGTTATTTGATATATTAAATCCAAAAGTAACAATAAAAGAGGAAGCAAGAGAAAATATCTTCAAAAACAAAACTGTTGTTGTTACTGGAACTATGAGTAAAAGTAGAGATGAGATAAAAAACTTTTTAGAAAATCTTGGAGCAAAGGTAAGTTCTAGTGTATCAAAAAAGACAGATTTTGTAATTTTTGGTGACGATGCTGGAAGTAAGTATGATAAGGCAATTGAGCTTGGAGTTAAAACTCTAAGCGAAGAGCAGATGTACTCTTCTTTAGAGTAA